The DNA sequence AATGTTCCcaatgtgcacatgcatacataaaAGCAGTGGTGGTTGTTCCTACTAGGAGGAGTAAAAACAAAGACAGATGCTACAATTGACTATCATGTCAGAggcatttatatttatagtaaATATATCCTGCCTGGGTGAGAGAAATTTAAAGGGGAAagagacaaaaatattttcttcgGACAAGTtccagtgcttttttttttttttaagttgcaaTTGAGACTGGCACCAGTAGTAATTGTTATaactattaaattaaaaaaatctgaaagtgGCAATCAATGCAACAAATTAATACAGAAATAAGCACCCTATCTCTCAACACACATAGCTATACCCATTCCCCCTCCTATACATAATGCAGCAACGCCCCGTTTTCCACCTGTTCGTTCAAGCGCATGCAGAAGTGTAACAAGGATTCGACAACCTGATGCCCCAAGAGGATGGCCAAGGGCAACAGCCCCACCTTGGATGTTAATCtgtcacaaaaataaaatggttttattAAACAAAAGCCATCAGAAAACCTGGTATGAAGTAGTTGTACAGTTTTTTTCAATCCATTCTTGTGCTAGAGTTCCAAAGCAGCAATTCCTAGAACAGAACTAGGAAATCTCTGCTTCTATCTAGCCCTTGTAAAGGAAGAGTGGTAGCTCTTGCATGGGTGGGTTCCTGTTTCCATAGCCCATGCAAAGAAAGGTCTGTGACTGATGTGTGTATGGATGTGTGGAAGGTAATGCATAGTGATTTATGGCTCTGTGACTGATCACTATCCACAACATGTATACAGCCCACTCCTGCAGTATATATAACCTTTAATGTTGCACACCAGTTATACATAACTACTGGTAGAATTGATGACTCACTTCATCCTGCAGTCCCCCTACCAATTTCTAATAGAAAACAGATGTTTGGTACTCCCATGGTTTGTGAcaggaagggaagaaaattcTAGTTTTGTTGACACTGGTACAGTGTTAGATCTTGCTTGCCATCTGCAATGAGGAAATCCCCATTTTGCAAACTAGTTATTACCTACAATCCAAATGGAAAAGGGGTGAGGGGGCTTCAGCATTGCAGCTACTTTGGTTTGTGACTTCTCAGCCCTAATCAGGATTGCCAATTATAAATAAGGACAGTAAACTGTAGGGGAAAACATCTAGAATGCCTAATATTCCCTAtgtctactttttttaaaaaacaacatacattGGGATGTTTGTCCAAATCATTACATTTTCATTGTTGACTTTTAACTGATGGTAAAATTGTGTTGCCAGGTATTAGTGATTTGTATCTCTTCTTTAAACAgtactgaaaaaataaaaaaataatttgaacacTGTCCCATCTTAAAAACACTGGCTGGCATTCTGCTACCCGTCACTTCAGCATAAAAATAGTTGCTCCAAGTCATTGTTTCTCAGAGGTTATCTAAGAGTTGTCCCAAGTACAGCCAATCATTTCGCACATTCTTGCATGGACATCTCCCACTTCTGACTTGATGAGTGGGCAGCTAATAGATCATTGGGTAATGGTAGAACTCAAAGTAGTGACATTCATTATACATCAATTGTACAACTGTAATCCAGTGTAATCTTACAGTTGGATATTCATTGAGACACAGATTACAAAACAATGTAGGACATACCTTTTCAGGGTTCAGTTTTAGCTCCTTTGTTATTGCAACACTGAGGGAAGCAAAGGCTTCATTAATTTCATACAAATCTACTTCATCCACTGTCCAACCAGCTTTTTCAACCTAAAGATGTGGAAGAAAAGGTAATGAATGGTAGAAAGTTGTACTTAAAAGCTATTGGTAGAGAAATATTCATGATAAAGTTGTGAAACTGAAGTATTAAAGTTGATTCTGAACAGCAGGAAAAGAGTCAGACTTTGGGCACCTGATTTTGATACAATGCCGTCTTACTTCCTTTACAAGCCTTCAGGGAAtgtgaaaaaacacattttatagccattaaaagtacaggagctgTCTAGTTTTCATTCTGGAAATGAAATGTTCACCTGAATGTTGTCAGCAAAAGGATTGTAACCACATTCAGAAAAATCTTGGAATTTCCTTTTGGACTTTCTGAGTCAacaaagaaaggaactggcatgTGTGTTCCTGAACACCTATATGATTAAATTTTGGAATCCTTAAATACTGCTAACATCTGAGactttatattattgttgttgttgttgttgttatttataccccgcccttcagccctaatggctctcagagcggcttacaattattatttttaataagacggcttacaatctaaaagatacgacataaaaggagaggggaatggtggtggggaaggggataaagtccagtggttcttctctccttttggggcctggaccaagacagatggactagagggagggctcttcttcttcaggctagctctgatggagctgggccagcctattcactccctcccaggccgaaggatgacagtatACTGCTGTGGactgggaggaagagaagcacaGGAAGGCATAGTTCCATCATGCCTAGATCTGGAAGATGGAAgatcctccctccatcccaattgCTGTGGGAGAGAAAAAAACTAGCCCCTTCCCCCACTGTCattccccctttccttgtgtgtcatggattgtaagcctgaggacagggaactgtcgaattaacaatttgtaatcagCTCAGAGAGCCTTTGTGCCTACTCTAAATACATAAACTGAAAATTTGCCTGCACTGCATATTTCTGAGAAGttacacattttgtttttcaaggTTCCATGCTTTGTGCAGACTTTTTGTAGTACAAATCATCTTCCTGATTTCAATTCATGAAAACTCTCAAgtaacaaaaaaagaaatgaatccATTTGTGATTTGGACCACAGTGGTGGAGCAATGCTCTGCAGGCAGATGGTTCCAGTTCAATTTGTCTGACATTAAGTGCTGAAAACATCCATCCATGTCTGAACCCTGCAGTGATTCTGCCAGTCTATAACTAACTTGCCAAGGAagcactggtccaaaacacacttcagaaataatccagtctgagatcactTTAATCGCCCTGACTCAaagctagagaattctggggacTTTAGCTTGTGAGACAATTAgcccctctgtcagagagctctgctgccacaagaaactacaattcccaggatttcctagcactgagccagggcagataaagtggtctcagactggattacttctgcagtgtgttttggaccactatgatagttttgccttcgGGTTGTCGTAAACtggaaactacttaaaggcacacaacaataaaaactggATGGGCCAGAGTCCAACTTGGTATACAGCagcttctttgttttcttcctatgGCACACATCTATCATTCAACATACATACTAAGTCCTGCATTTTCAATATTAACATATAATCAGTGCATCTGACATCCTTAATTTCCACTCCCTGACACAAAACACAActgtaataatgataatttttaaaaatctggatttGCTAGAGACAAGACAGTGTGATGTGATAGGGGACTAACTTCTAATGCTGGACAGAATAGGTTTTTTGCAGTGCTCAGGTTTCAGAGAATGTTTGTTCCAGGCTTAATTACTTATTCCAGTGGGAACAACCAGGTTCCAAAGAGATTACTTACAGCTTTCTTTATCGCTGGGGCAGGTGCTATCCCCATTATAGAAGGATCTACACCAACTTGAGCCCAAGAGACAATCTTTGCCAAAGGAGACAAACCTCGTTTAACAGCTTCTGCTTTCTTCATGAGAATTACAGCTGCAGCACCATCATTTATACCTGAAAAAAGAAGAACAACCATTTTATCCTTAAGAATATTTAATAAACTGGTGGAATACATCCTCCAGGCAGAACAGAAAGAACACTGTGTACTAATGATAAGATCATTTTATTCAGTAGAAGTTCCTCTCATTGCTCCTTTCTGTCCAACTAACAGGAATACATTCAAGAGTCTTCTTATCGCAGCAATGGGGAAGGAGCAATCCATTCAAGGATAGCTGCAGGTTGGGGTATTCCAGGAATTGTagtcaaaatgtaactttttcatgGTTCGCATTTCACAGTATTTTCAGTGATCAGAGGGCACAGAAACACTCTTATTTACAAAGAAAACAAGGCTCTGTAAGTTGTCCCCATGATTCCATATGTAGTTTAAGTCTTTCTGTCTATAATAATCTGTAGTTTACAGATAGTTCTTCATGATACAGTGCggccgtgtcatacgcgggcgcactatacgcagcttccagcatacactgggaGCCGTGCTGGAAAGGGTTCTCCTGTgccccagaagaaacaatggagcATGgggaacgagccccattgtttctaatggggcttgactttacgcggtatttcccttacgcagcagggtccagaacggatcccccgcgtaagggaagggccaactgtattgtattttatagttttttgtgggtttttcaagctatgtggccctgttctacaagagtttattttcctgacgtttcgccagcatctgtggcttaccagggtcacacagtatatacccactctcttccaggtcattctctgaaaatgccagccacagatgctggcgaaacgtcaggaataaactcttctagaacatgaccacatagcccgaccatgaaagccttcaacttcatattgtATTTTACATTGTTCTTTACTTACCAGCTGGGGAAGAGCCACATCTTTCCCCCCTATGTAGctagaaaaatgtttttctctcccAGCTATTGGTTACATCTCATGCTATACACATTTTGCCTGTATATATTAGTCTAATTCCAAATGTTATTCCCAACtaaagtaaacccactgaatcactgGGATTTAAGTGTTGACTTGCAAATTTGCATATGTCAGTGAATCTAcactaattgggactaacaactggatttaaaacatgattttaaagCTTTACATAAACATACCTGAGGCATTCCCTGCAGTTACAGTTCCTGTCCCATCAGTTATAAAGTATGGCCTTAACTTTCCCATTGCTTCTAAGTTGCTACCATGGCGAGGATACTCATCTGCTTTAACTTCCACAGGACctgcaaaacagaaaaatgttttaGTACTAGCCTTTTTATTTGCCAATGACCTATCTGTGAGAGAATTCAATGCCATTTTTTGAGATCCTTATACTATCTTCGCACTCTCACTATATATTCATAAGAAGTCAAAATGCGTAAACTGAAGCTACTGTACTTTGAACATATGAGACACCATCCATTGCTGAGTGAGGTCCCCTTACATCAGGCAGATGGATTCTGGAATAATTGATAGCATGATGGCCAAATGTTAAGAGCTGTCCAGTGGCACACAAAGGGCTAATTTGTATTTAGTATGCCTATTAACTAGTTTCATTTTGGCTTGGCAGTTCAAATCTGGGAATTGACTGGGAAAGAAGGCTTCCCTGTTAGCAATATGCTTATAATGTTCTCATAGCTATTAGGATAGATGTTGGGTCATACTTGAGCATACTAGTTTCCAGTGTTGGTTTCTATACTATGTAACTGGTGGGAATACATCTCCCATGGAACTCACTTGTGGGGTGGAGGGGTGCACCCCATCTGAGAAACCATGTGAAGTCAGTCACAGGAAACAGGAGTGTTTGGTTATAGAGGAATTTGCTGCTGCTGACAACTCTACCGCTTGCTGCAAGAGGATGTTTGACCCacagccaaaacacactgcagaaataatccagtttgagaccactttaactaccctggctcaatgctagggaattctgggaattgtaagacatgtagccttctctgacagagagttcAGTGAAAGGCCTAGGATGCATTCTCTGTTATAGGCAAAGATGTGGAGTGGAAAATTTTCTCATGCTATAGTTTCCCATGGAAAATTCTCCACAGCTTGTATCTATCTCAGTTTCTTCATAGCTATCTGGGCTGTTGTGCTGCAATCAATCCTTAAGCGAAACAGAATGTccaactacagtcgcccctcctttttcacggaggggatctgttctggatcctctTTTGAAAACGGAgtttcgcctatattcaagccccattggcttgaatataggcacggggggggggggaggggggggaggcttGCACAtgtcccattcattctccctccatttgTCTCTCATGCATAAGCGAGGAACATGAAGaccatgagaatggagggaggactgttgTTGGGATAagcccatttttttttcatcttgaaAGGGAATCAATAAACATAGCAGTGAGTGAGGTGAAGCTGAAGGTATGGCCTTTAGGTAGGTACTACCTGAGATATAGTACTGAAGGTACTGTATCTCAGCAAATGAGGTTAAAGTTAAAACTATTAATACAAGATATAATAAGAAAAGCTCTCTTTAAATCTGtgccttaaaaaaaaccacttttttcAGATGTACataagtaattttttttctaaatacaaGGAAAGTACACCTTATTCTGTTTACATTATTACATATATTCCAATAAAAATTCCACATAAAGCTTTGAATGTATTTTGTATAAAATGTTTAAACTAAATGTATTAAATCAGACATTACTATTTAGggcacaggattttctggggagAAAAGTTCCAATTTTAGTTTTGCCAGAAAACCTACATCACCTGCTTCACCATTTATCACCAATAAAGTTATCTTATAGCAGTGATGTGTGTCAACTTTTGCTACCAAAGTCTTGAGTAGGCTTCGATTACATGTAGTCTTTGAAGCTGTTTTGGGGGCACATAACCCTTCCAGACTCCTTCAGCCATcctttttctgggggggggggggggaaggatgcaTAAGGGTGAACTGCTTGCTTCTCATTAAAGTCTCCTGAACTGACATGCTGCATTTTGCCCTCAGGCCTAACATAATTGGCCATCTCTGCATTACAGCAGTTAGAGTTCTAATCTACAGCCACTACAGATGAAGCTTGTAAAAATCTATGCTACAACAGtactattaaaagaataaatccAAGAAGAATTCTGTTGTCCCTCTTTTTAATGTATAACTGATTGAGAAAGCTTTACAACATGACAAAACATGAAAACTCTGTAGCTCAGACTAGGAACCTCTTTAGAAAGAAAAGTAAGATATAGCCAGTTGGACTACATAAAATTATGACTTTGGAAGACCCTTAAGATTCTAGGACTCCATGTCTCCATATATCAGTTTGTTGTAAAACTGGGCAACACTAGTTTCAGCACCTTTATCCAACACAGCAAAAACTAAGTTCTTGAACTGGGGAGGGAAGTCAGAACAGGGGCTAGATGCCATCCATTCTAATTACTATTGTGGCTAATTACacaagggaaataaataaataaataaataaataatgggaaTAGAtaacagggctggggagtagtggtgattttggggttactccttgtaaCAGGAATGAGGAACGTATTTTGTTaatccttattcctactcctactcctgtaaaaacctcttactcctttactccttactcctactccccagccttGATAGATAAAGACCATTCTATGAGGAAGTCAACATCTCTCCAGTACCATAAGCATACCTTtccttgaaggcacaacaacaggTACAATCTCTTTATCAAAATAACCAGCCTTCTGGGCATTTTCAGCCATATTCTGTGACTTTACAGCCACTTGGTCTTGTTCCTCTCGACTGACATGCCATTGTTTGGCCACATTTTCagctgaaacagaaaaaaagagtgtTGGAGCGAGAATAAGGCCAAAGGCCTTTTATTCACATTGTATGTGCTGGACAGCTTATTACTGCAAAATATGTTCGTACTACTATTTAAACAGTTTCTCATTAATAACCACTGTTAAAGTAAAGATcattgttctctgctgcctcagaggatagAACTAGTTAAAAGAGGGTAGATTTTGgttgaacattaaaaggaacttcttgatggtgagagcagtttggcaatggagccaaatgcctagagaggtggtagggtgtccttctctggatgtctttaaacacaTCCTGCACTAAGCAGAGGGTCTGATTTGCTGCCCTATGAGGCCCCTTtgaattctatgattatatgtgAATCATATATTTTGCtattttgaaagtattttgcaTTTCAGTCTCCTCTCCAATGACTGCATCTCCCACACACTCTTAACATGTATACAGTAATCTGACAATTGAGGGAACAACTCATACATCTGACAGAATAAGTGGTAGTCCATGAGACCTTATGCCAAATGAAAGGTGTTTGTCTCTAAGGTCCCTCAGGACCCACGGTATTTTTCATGTCATTACATACATAGGGCTGCACAAAAAATTCAGTAATAAATTTCAGGAAATATGTCATGTCCAACctccaacatttatttattcacgACACTAGCAGAGAGACTTTAATTGGaagaatgtttttgttgtttaaatgtATGCTACATCtaccaaattaaaaatatatataaaatgacaacatcTCCAGCCTTTCTGAACATAGCATTTTAAAGAATTGTGCCACTTACCAGTTATGCCCATGTGGTAATGATAGAAGGCATCTGTCAAACCATCTAGGATTATGCTGTCCTGCAAAGATGT is a window from the Sceloporus undulatus isolate JIND9_A2432 ecotype Alabama chromosome 1, SceUnd_v1.1, whole genome shotgun sequence genome containing:
- the ACAT2 gene encoding acetyl-CoA acetyltransferase, cytosolic, whose amino-acid sequence is MSSSSEEAVVLVAAARTPVGSFNGALSALHAHELASVAIKESLQRANINPEEVSEVIFGHVLAAGAGQNPARQASVAAGIPHKVPAWSCQMICGSGLKAVCLGAQSIMTGDSSIVVAGGMESMSKAPHIIHMRTGVKMGETSLQDSIILDGLTDAFYHYHMGITAENVAKQWHVSREEQDQVAVKSQNMAENAQKAGYFDKEIVPVVVPSRKGPVEVKADEYPRHGSNLEAMGKLRPYFITDGTGTVTAGNASGINDGAAAVILMKKAEAVKRGLSPLAKIVSWAQVGVDPSIMGIAPAPAIKKAVEKAGWTVDEVDLYEINEAFASLSVAITKELKLNPEKINIQGGAVALGHPLGASGCRILVTLLHALERTGGKRGVAALCIGGGMGIAMCVER